From the Sporohalobacter salinus genome, one window contains:
- a CDS encoding cobyric acid synthase — protein sequence MTAKTIMLQGTASNVGKSILTTALCRIFAEDEYRTAPFKGWNMALNSYVTKDGGEVGIAQAIQAQAAGIDITVDMQPFLLKPKGKGESQVIKHGRPLADLGIKEQDSQYRQFALKEIEKSLDNLCQKFEIVVMEGAGSPAEINIKEQDLANMNVAKLKQTPVLLVADVDRGGALASVVGTIELLEAEEKELVTGIILNKFRGDRELLEPGIKIVEEETGIPVVGVIPHFHGFRIPAEDSVALTDLQKQEVEIEIAVIKLPHISNFTDLEPFEQEPKTSLKFIDQNDQLDNPDLIIIPGTKNTIDDLLYLQETGLAAEIKSAFQEDIPVIGICGGYQMLGQKVYDPEETESNWQELEGLNLLPITTTFSSDKLTFQAEAVVEGGGEFFTDITESEVEGYEIHMGTSQLINDASPAFRIKKRGQKEVDVADGTVSQNGLVFGTYLHGIFDNDQFRRNLINKLRQRKGLDSLRTDTISRKDKLEESYEQLATIVRENLDLDRIYEIME from the coding sequence ATGACGGCTAAGACAATTATGCTACAAGGAACTGCCTCTAATGTAGGAAAAAGCATCTTAACTACTGCTTTATGTCGTATATTTGCCGAAGATGAGTATCGGACTGCTCCTTTTAAAGGCTGGAATATGGCCTTAAATTCTTATGTAACTAAGGATGGTGGTGAAGTTGGTATAGCTCAGGCAATTCAAGCTCAGGCAGCAGGAATAGATATTACTGTAGATATGCAGCCGTTTCTTTTAAAGCCTAAAGGTAAAGGAGAGTCACAGGTTATTAAACATGGACGTCCGTTGGCTGATTTAGGGATTAAAGAGCAGGACAGTCAGTATCGTCAGTTTGCTTTAAAAGAAATTGAAAAGTCTTTAGATAATTTATGCCAGAAGTTTGAGATAGTAGTTATGGAGGGGGCAGGCAGTCCAGCAGAGATAAATATTAAAGAACAGGATTTAGCAAATATGAATGTAGCTAAATTAAAGCAGACACCAGTTTTGTTAGTGGCAGATGTAGATCGGGGTGGAGCTCTAGCTTCGGTAGTGGGAACTATTGAACTTTTGGAAGCAGAGGAGAAAGAATTAGTAACGGGTATTATTCTTAATAAGTTTAGAGGAGATCGAGAATTGCTGGAACCTGGAATTAAGATTGTAGAGGAGGAGACAGGAATTCCAGTAGTAGGAGTTATCCCTCATTTTCATGGATTTAGAATTCCAGCTGAGGATTCAGTAGCTTTGACTGATCTTCAAAAGCAAGAGGTAGAGATAGAAATTGCAGTAATTAAGCTGCCCCACATTTCTAATTTTACTGATCTAGAGCCTTTTGAGCAGGAGCCGAAGACTAGCTTAAAATTTATTGATCAAAATGATCAATTGGATAATCCTGATTTAATTATTATTCCCGGTACCAAAAATACCATTGATGACTTATTATATTTACAGGAGACTGGATTGGCTGCTGAAATTAAGTCTGCGTTTCAGGAAGATATACCAGTTATAGGAATTTGCGGTGGCTATCAGATGTTGGGACAGAAAGTCTATGATCCAGAGGAAACTGAATCTAACTGGCAGGAACTTGAAGGGTTAAATCTACTGCCAATTACTACAACCTTTAGTTCCGATAAGCTGACTTTTCAAGCGGAAGCTGTAGTTGAAGGCGGGGGTGAATTCTTTACTGATATAACTGAGAGTGAAGTAGAAGGTTATGAGATTCATATGGGCACCAGTCAATTAATCAATGATGCTTCTCCGGCGTTTAGAATTAAAAAGCGAGGTCAAAAAGAGGTCGATGTTGCTGATGGGACTGTCAGTCAGAATGGTTTAGTTTTTGGAACTTATTTACATGGTATTTTTGATAATGACCAGTTTCGCCGAAACTTAATTAATAAACTGCGGCAGAGAAAAGGGTTGGATTCCTTAAGGACTGATACTATTTCACGTAAAGATAAATTAGAGGAAAGTTATGAACAATTAGCTACTATTGTTAGAGAAAATTTGGACTTAGATCGAATCTATGAGATTATGGAGTAA
- the cobU gene encoding bifunctional adenosylcobinamide kinase/adenosylcobinamide-phosphate guanylyltransferase, producing MVDELKKVLILGGARSGKSSFAEDIAYTLGKKDVTYIATAEPYDEEMAKRIKHHRQQRPDSWATVEESKDVAEKIIELADETEVILLDCLTVLVSNLLLQGEELDREDYHFSERERKSQETLAELEELATAIEEAGTNIIVVSNEIGQGLVPPYPLSRVYRDTVGRANQLLAKAVKKVYITYAGLPVEIKELGERTKMKFGGYSNDG from the coding sequence ATGGTTGACGAATTAAAAAAGGTATTAATTTTAGGAGGAGCGCGGAGTGGCAAAAGTTCTTTTGCTGAGGATATAGCTTATACTTTAGGTAAGAAAGATGTAACTTATATTGCAACTGCCGAACCTTATGATGAAGAGATGGCGAAACGGATAAAACATCACAGACAACAGCGTCCTGATAGTTGGGCGACGGTTGAAGAATCAAAAGATGTAGCCGAGAAAATAATTGAATTAGCTGATGAAACTGAGGTTATTTTACTGGACTGTTTAACAGTTTTAGTTTCTAATTTATTATTGCAGGGAGAAGAGCTAGATAGAGAAGATTATCATTTCAGTGAGAGAGAACGTAAATCTCAGGAGACTTTAGCTGAACTTGAAGAGTTAGCTACGGCTATTGAAGAGGCTGGAACAAATATAATTGTAGTATCTAATGAAATAGGTCAAGGATTAGTACCTCCTTATCCTTTAAGTCGTGTTTATCGTGATACTGTAGGACGGGCTAATCAACTTCTAGCTAAGGCAGTCAAAAAGGTATATATTACCTATGCTGGATTACCAGTAGAAATTAAAGAATTGGGAGAAAGAACTAAGATGAAGTTTGGAGGTTACAGCAATGACGGCTAA
- a CDS encoding cobalt-precorrin-6A reductase has product MIYLLGGTKDSRKLIKKLLDFNYQIVVSVATQYGKELLSDLKGVEVIANRLNQTEMEEVIEKYNVERVIDATHPFATLVSQTAMKAAEEKEINYLRFERVSVELPESDLIIERAGFESALDYLNQTSGRILLTIGSKELSQFVTEISDFNQRVISRVLPTAGVLKKCQKELGISPANLIAIQGPFSRELNKQLLIDYDIDLLVTKASGRTGGLNTKLKAALELEIPVLVIRRPEVDYPQLVTNIQELLSQLN; this is encoded by the coding sequence ATGATTTATCTGCTAGGAGGGACTAAAGATAGTCGTAAATTAATTAAAAAGTTGCTTGATTTCAATTATCAAATAGTAGTTTCAGTAGCCACGCAGTATGGAAAAGAATTATTAAGTGATCTAAAAGGGGTCGAAGTGATTGCTAATAGATTAAATCAAACTGAAATGGAAGAGGTAATTGAAAAATATAATGTGGAAAGAGTAATTGATGCCACTCATCCCTTTGCTACTTTAGTATCACAAACGGCAATGAAAGCAGCTGAAGAGAAAGAAATAAATTATCTTAGATTTGAAAGAGTATCAGTTGAGCTACCAGAGAGTGATTTGATAATTGAAAGGGCAGGTTTTGAGTCAGCTTTAGATTATCTTAATCAGACTTCCGGTAGAATATTACTGACTATCGGTAGTAAAGAGTTGTCTCAATTTGTAACCGAAATTTCTGATTTTAATCAGCGAGTAATATCCAGAGTATTACCAACTGCTGGAGTGTTAAAGAAATGTCAGAAGGAATTAGGGATTTCTCCGGCTAATTTGATTGCTATTCAAGGGCCTTTCAGTCGAGAACTGAATAAACAGCTATTAATTGATTATGATATAGATCTATTGGTAACTAAAGCCAGCGGTAGAACCGGTGGACTGAATACTAAACTGAAAGCAGCGTTGGAATTGGAGATTCCAGTTTTAGTTATTAGACGTCCAGAGGTTGATTATCCTCAATTAGTTACTAACATCCAGGAATTATTGTCTCAGCTAAATTAG
- the cobJ gene encoding precorrin-3B C(17)-methyltransferase, with the protein MRTSSIIKWQKDGITLKEDEVKRSDSSNSRGEVYIVGIGPGDLEYLSIKAFQIIKDVEVVVGYNTYIDLLDELISDKQKVISTGMTKEIDRVELALKEAQKGKQVAIVSSGDAGVYGMAGLVLETVSKQELDLEVEIIPGITAANAAASTLGAPLMHDYAVISLSDLLTPWEVIVDRLKKAASGDFVVALYNPKSRQRQQQIVEARDIFLQHKEPTTPVGIVRSAKRGSEEMVITDLQHMLEEEINMVTTVIIGNSETFSFTNFMITPRGYEV; encoded by the coding sequence ATGCGAACCAGCAGCATTATTAAGTGGCAGAAAGATGGAATTACTCTTAAAGAAGACGAAGTTAAACGGAGTGACAGTAGCAATAGCAGAGGAGAAGTCTATATAGTAGGTATTGGACCTGGAGATTTAGAGTATTTAAGTATTAAGGCTTTTCAGATAATTAAAGATGTAGAGGTAGTAGTTGGTTATAATACTTATATTGATCTGTTAGATGAATTAATTAGTGATAAACAGAAAGTAATTTCTACAGGAATGACTAAAGAAATAGATAGAGTAGAGTTAGCATTAAAAGAAGCCCAAAAAGGTAAGCAGGTAGCAATAGTCAGTAGTGGTGATGCTGGAGTATATGGTATGGCTGGATTGGTATTAGAAACAGTAAGTAAACAAGAACTAGATTTAGAAGTTGAAATAATACCAGGAATTACTGCTGCTAATGCTGCAGCGTCAACGTTAGGGGCTCCCTTAATGCATGATTATGCGGTAATTAGCCTTAGTGATCTTTTAACTCCTTGGGAAGTAATTGTAGATAGACTTAAGAAAGCAGCTAGTGGAGACTTTGTTGTTGCTCTTTATAATCCCAAAAGTAGACAGCGCCAACAGCAGATAGTAGAAGCGAGAGATATCTTCTTACAGCATAAAGAACCGACAACACCTGTAGGAATTGTAAGAAGTGCTAAGCGCGGGAGTGAAGAGATGGTAATTACTGATTTGCAGCATATGTTAGAAGAAGAAATAAATATGGTTACTACAGTAATTATCGGAAATTCAGAAACATTTAGCTTTACTAATTTTATGATAACACCCAGAGGGTATGAGGTATGA
- the cbiG gene encoding cobalt-precorrin 5A hydrolase, producing the protein MDLAVIAITDNGVRTAVEIGEVLEVEPDIYLPDKFKDSSVHEIEEANFYTGSLKELISKIFTSYDGLIFIMALGIVVRVTADLLTDKRYDPAVVTIDETKEFVISTLSGHLGGANELTTQLAKCLKATPVITTATDRQGKLAIDMLAKELDCKIEPFSNLKHINSAIVNDKQINILTDYELNLEVDDSFRLYSLEELDQIVPAPTVIISNRLLKLPKNLASKPHLYLRPRNLIVGIGCRRGVSKERIASAVEKALAKIDKDLSQVKLLATIDLKADEKGLIEYAEDKDLKLKIIARDEIKNTDLDFTASKFVKQTIGVGGVCEPAALLSGRKMELLLKKTKLNGVTVAIAEEKSI; encoded by the coding sequence ATGGATTTAGCAGTAATAGCAATTACTGATAATGGAGTTAGGACAGCTGTTGAGATAGGAGAAGTATTAGAGGTTGAGCCTGATATTTACTTGCCTGATAAGTTTAAAGATAGCAGCGTTCACGAGATAGAAGAGGCAAACTTTTATACCGGCAGCTTGAAAGAGTTAATCAGTAAAATCTTTACTAGCTATGATGGATTAATCTTTATTATGGCTTTAGGTATTGTAGTCAGAGTAACAGCTGATTTATTGACTGATAAACGGTATGATCCGGCAGTAGTTACTATTGATGAAACAAAAGAATTTGTAATTAGTACTCTGTCTGGTCATCTTGGAGGTGCTAATGAGCTGACTACTCAGCTGGCTAAGTGTCTTAAAGCAACTCCGGTGATTACAACAGCTACTGACCGACAAGGTAAATTAGCTATTGATATGTTGGCTAAGGAGTTGGATTGTAAAATAGAGCCTTTTTCTAATTTGAAGCATATTAATTCAGCTATTGTTAATGATAAGCAAATTAATATTCTTACAGATTATGAATTGAATTTAGAAGTAGATGATAGTTTTAGACTTTATTCACTGGAGGAGTTAGATCAAATAGTTCCAGCTCCGACAGTAATTATTTCTAATCGACTACTAAAGTTACCAAAAAACCTAGCTTCAAAACCTCATCTTTATTTACGTCCGAGGAATTTAATTGTTGGTATCGGTTGTCGGAGAGGTGTTAGCAAGGAAAGGATTGCTTCGGCAGTGGAGAAAGCTTTGGCTAAGATAGATAAGGATTTAAGTCAGGTTAAGTTACTAGCTACCATTGATTTAAAGGCTGATGAAAAAGGTTTAATTGAATATGCAGAAGATAAGGATTTAAAGTTAAAGATTATTGCTCGTGATGAGATTAAGAATACAGACTTAGATTTTACGGCTTCAAAATTTGTCAAACAGACGATAGGAGTTGGTGGAGTATGCGAACCAGCAGCATTATTAAGTGGCAGAAAGATGGAATTACTCTTAAAGAAGACGAAGTTAAACGGAGTGACAGTAGCAATAGCAGAGGAGAAGTCTATATAG